The DNA sequence TTAAAACCTTTTAAATGCGTTTGAATTTCCAAAATATTTATAAAAACTTCCGTATTCCAATTTTGATTATCTTTATCTCTCAAAATCAGCGCGCTATGATCTGGAAAGCCAAATTAATTAAACACCATAATGTAGGCAGGATTGCTGTGGAATTCGAGAGGGATGAAGAACTAATCCGTAGAATAAAGCTGATTAGTGATGCCCGCTGGAATCCTCAAAAAAAGTATTGGCATATTCCAGATACTTTTGAAAATAGAGAACGCTTCAAAATAGTACAAAAGGAAGATACCAAACCTTCTGAGGAGGGCAAAGAGCAACTTAATCAATTTATCCGCTGCCTTTCTGTGCAAAGATATAGCCCAAACACAATCAAAACTTATTCTGACGCACTCCGTTCTTTTTTTATTTTTTTCAGAAAAAAGAATATTTCAGAAATTACAAACGATGATGTCCTTTATTTTAACACGGAATATATTTTAAAAAATAATTTTTCCGCTTCCTATCAAAATCAAATAACGAGTGCCGTAAAATTGTATTTTAAAACCGTTCGTGAAACTAAAATTGAAATTGAAAAAATTAATCGGCCAAAAACCCCTAAAGTTTTGCCTAATGTTTTGAGTAAAGAGGAAGTAAAATTGATTTTAAATGCACATCTCAACATTAAGCATAAAACGATGCTTTGCTTGATGTACAGTTGTGGATTACGGCGGAGTGAATTGCTTCATTTAAAAAGTCAAGATATTAATTCTAAAAGAAATATAGTCCTGATCAAGCAAGGTAAAGGAAAAAAAGACCGAATGGTCCCACTATCCAGTAAAATTTTAGAATTATTACGGGATTATTATAAGCAATACCGACCAAAAACCTGGCTGTTCGAAGGTAAAAATATTGGCGAACAATATTCTGAGCAAAGTTTACAACATGTCTTAAAACAAGCTGTGGTAAAAGCAAATATACAAAAGCCCGTTACTTTACACTGGTTGCGTCACAGTTATGCCACGCATTTGTTAGAAAGTGGCACTGATTTGCGTTATATTCAAGAATTACTGGGACATAACAGTAGTAGAACAACGGAAATTTACACCCATGTGAGCACAAAGAGTTTACAACAAATCAAAAGTCCCTTTGATGATTTATGAATTTTCTATTGATTTTGAAAAATCATTGAGGAATTAATCTATTTTTTAATATATTTGAAAAACAAATAAGTATCAGGTTGATGATACCAATACGCCGTATCTCGGGTG is a window from the Kaistella flava (ex Peng et al. 2021) genome containing:
- the xerA gene encoding site-specific tyrosine recombinase/integron integrase, whose product is MRLNFQNIYKNFRIPILIIFISQNQRAMIWKAKLIKHHNVGRIAVEFERDEELIRRIKLISDARWNPQKKYWHIPDTFENRERFKIVQKEDTKPSEEGKEQLNQFIRCLSVQRYSPNTIKTYSDALRSFFIFFRKKNISEITNDDVLYFNTEYILKNNFSASYQNQITSAVKLYFKTVRETKIEIEKINRPKTPKVLPNVLSKEEVKLILNAHLNIKHKTMLCLMYSCGLRRSELLHLKSQDINSKRNIVLIKQGKGKKDRMVPLSSKILELLRDYYKQYRPKTWLFEGKNIGEQYSEQSLQHVLKQAVVKANIQKPVTLHWLRHSYATHLLESGTDLRYIQELLGHNSSRTTEIYTHVSTKSLQQIKSPFDDL